In uncultured Bacteroides sp., the following proteins share a genomic window:
- a CDS encoding HD domain-containing protein, producing the protein MTNERKIVNDPVFGFINIPGGLLYNIIRHPLLQRLTRIKQMGLSSVVYPGAQHTRFQHSLGAFYLMSEAITHLRTKGNEITQEESDGVLAAILLHDIGHGPFSHVLEDTLVKGVPHEEISLLLMDMMNKEMNGQLNLAISIFKDEYHKKFLHQLVSGQLDMDRLDYLCRDSFYTGVIEGNIGSARIIKMLDIKDDHLVVESKGIYSIENFLTARRLMYWQVYLHKTSVAYERMLINSLLRAKELAGKGIELFASPALQFFLYNSIDPSEFYNNPACLENFIQLDDNDIWTALKVWSTHSDIVLSTLSRGLINRNIFKVEISTDPISEERKEKLVEDISHSLHIDKEDTVYFISTSSIEKNMYDPADDSIDIIYKDGNIKNIAEASDMLNISLLSKKVKKYYLCYQRPV; encoded by the coding sequence ATGACAAACGAACGAAAGATAGTCAATGACCCGGTTTTTGGGTTCATTAATATTCCGGGTGGATTATTATATAATATAATCCGCCATCCGTTATTACAACGGTTAACCCGGATCAAACAAATGGGACTATCTTCGGTTGTTTATCCCGGTGCACAGCACACCCGTTTTCAACATTCACTGGGTGCATTTTATTTGATGAGTGAAGCAATTACTCATCTCCGGACCAAGGGAAATGAAATTACCCAGGAGGAATCAGATGGAGTGCTAGCCGCCATTTTATTACACGATATTGGCCACGGTCCTTTTTCTCACGTATTGGAAGACACTCTTGTGAAAGGTGTTCCTCACGAAGAGATATCTCTTCTTTTAATGGACATGATGAACAAAGAGATGAATGGACAACTGAATCTTGCCATCTCCATCTTTAAAGACGAATATCATAAGAAATTTCTTCATCAGCTAGTTAGCGGGCAATTGGATATGGACCGTCTAGACTATTTGTGTAGAGATAGTTTCTACACCGGAGTTATTGAAGGAAATATCGGTTCTGCACGCATCATTAAAATGCTCGATATAAAGGACGATCATCTGGTGGTTGAGTCTAAAGGTATTTATTCAATAGAGAACTTTCTTACTGCCAGAAGATTAATGTACTGGCAGGTATATTTGCATAAAACCTCAGTGGCTTATGAACGGATGCTTATAAATTCACTTCTACGGGCTAAAGAACTAGCCGGCAAAGGCATAGAATTGTTTGCTTCCCCTGCCCTCCAATTTTTCCTATATAATAGTATTGATCCAAGCGAGTTCTATAACAATCCAGCATGTCTTGAGAACTTTATCCAACTAGATGATAATGATATATGGACAGCATTGAAAGTTTGGAGTACACATTCAGATATTGTTCTTTCTACACTCAGTCGCGGGTTGATTAACCGTAATATCTTTAAAGTTGAAATATCTACTGATCCAATCAGTGAAGAAAGGAAAGAAAAACTAGTAGAAGATATAAGCCATTCGCTTCATATCGACAAAGAAGACACTGTATATTTTATTTCAACGTCAAGTATAGAAAAAAACATGTACGATCCGGCAGATGATAGCATTGATATCATTTACAAAGATGGTAATATAAAGAATATAGCAGAGGCATCAGATATGTTAAACATATCACTCCTCTCCAAAAAAGTAAAGAAATACTACCTTTGTTATCAAAGACCTGTTTAA
- the lpxD gene encoding UDP-3-O-(3-hydroxymyristoyl)glucosamine N-acyltransferase → MEFSAKQIAEFIQGEIIGDENACVHTFAKIEEGVPGAISFLSNPKYTHYIYNTQASVVLVNRDFTAEQEIKATLIKVDNAYESLAKLLTLYEMSKPKKTGIDSLAFVAPTAKIGKDVYIAPFACVEDNAEVGDNTVLHPHVTVGTGAKVGNNCILYSHATIYHDCRVGNNCILHAGSVIGADGFGFAPTPEGYSKIPQIGIVILEDDVEIGANTCVDRATMGATIIHKGVKLDNLVQIAHNDEIGSHTVMAAQAGVAGSTKVGEWCMIGGQVGLAGHIKIGDKVGMAAQSGIPGNVSSNSQIMGSPAFEAKKYFKSSVVYKKLPEMYTTLYNLEKEIKELKKQLNK, encoded by the coding sequence ATGGAATTTTCGGCTAAGCAAATTGCAGAATTTATTCAAGGAGAAATAATTGGAGATGAAAATGCTTGTGTTCATACCTTCGCAAAAATAGAAGAAGGAGTTCCTGGAGCAATATCATTCCTATCCAATCCTAAATATACCCACTATATATATAATACTCAGGCAAGCGTTGTGTTAGTTAACAGAGACTTCACTGCTGAGCAAGAGATCAAAGCTACACTTATAAAAGTAGACAATGCATATGAAAGTCTGGCTAAACTGCTGACTTTATATGAGATGAGCAAACCTAAGAAAACAGGAATAGATTCTTTGGCATTCGTGGCTCCTACAGCCAAGATTGGTAAAGACGTATATATTGCTCCTTTTGCATGTGTAGAAGATAATGCAGAAGTAGGTGACAACACCGTTCTTCATCCTCACGTAACAGTTGGTACTGGTGCTAAAGTGGGTAACAATTGTATCCTATATTCACATGCTACAATTTATCATGATTGCCGAGTTGGTAATAATTGTATATTACATGCCGGAAGTGTAATTGGTGCTGATGGTTTTGGATTTGCTCCTACTCCTGAAGGATACTCAAAAATTCCTCAAATAGGTATTGTTATTTTGGAAGATGATGTAGAAATTGGAGCCAACACCTGCGTAGACAGGGCAACAATGGGAGCTACAATTATACACAAAGGAGTAAAACTGGACAACCTTGTTCAGATTGCTCATAACGATGAAATAGGTTCTCACACAGTAATGGCTGCTCAGGCAGGTGTTGCAGGATCAACAAAAGTGGGAGAATGGTGCATGATTGGTGGTCAGGTTGGTTTAGCCGGACATATCAAGATTGGCGATAAAGTAGGTATGGCTGCGCAATCAGGTATTCCCGGAAATGTTTCTTCAAACTCACAAATAATGGGATCACCGGCATTTGAAGCAAAAAAATATTTCAAATCATCCGTTGTATATAAGAAATTACCTGAGATGTATACTACCCTCTATAATTTAGAGAAAGAAATAAAAGAACTTAAAAAACAATTAAATAAGTAA
- a CDS encoding bifunctional UDP-3-O-[3-hydroxymyristoyl] N-acetylglucosamine deacetylase/3-hydroxyacyl-ACP dehydratase, with product MLKQKTLKDSFSLRGKGLHTGLDLTVTFNPAPDNHGYKIQRIDLEGQPVIDAVADNVIETTRGTVLGKNGVKVSTVEHGMAALYAYGIDNCLIQVNGPEFPILDGSAISYVQEIERVGIVEQAAVKDYYIIKQKIEFKDEETGSSIIVLPDEDFSVNVLISYDSKIIPNQFATLESMKDFPNEIAASRTFVFVREIEPLLSAGLIKGGDLDNAIVIYERQVSQEKLDQLADIMKVPHKDANHLGYINHKPLVWDNEPARHKLLDIIGDLALIGKPIKGRIIATRPGHTINNKFARQMRKEIRLHEVQAPRYNCNEEPVMDVNRIRELLPHRYPFLLVDKIIEIGANHIVGVKNVTVNEPFFQGHFPQEPVMPGVLLVEAMAQTGGLLVLNSVDDPERYSTYFMKIDAVKFRHKVVPGDTLIFKLELLAPIRRGISTMKGYVFVGETVACEAEFMAQIVKNK from the coding sequence ATGTTGAAACAGAAAACTCTAAAAGATAGCTTTTCACTAAGAGGAAAAGGTCTTCACACTGGGCTTGATCTTACTGTTACTTTTAATCCAGCACCTGACAATCATGGGTATAAGATTCAGAGAATCGACCTGGAAGGACAGCCTGTCATTGATGCAGTTGCAGATAATGTAATTGAGACTACACGTGGAACTGTTCTTGGTAAGAATGGTGTAAAAGTTAGTACAGTAGAGCATGGCATGGCAGCACTTTATGCTTATGGAATAGACAACTGCCTGATTCAGGTTAACGGTCCTGAATTCCCGATCCTTGATGGTAGTGCAATATCATACGTACAAGAAATTGAGAGAGTAGGTATTGTAGAACAAGCAGCTGTTAAGGATTACTATATCATTAAACAAAAGATAGAATTCAAAGACGAAGAAACTGGTTCTTCTATTATTGTTCTTCCTGATGAAGATTTCAGTGTGAATGTTCTTATATCTTACGATTCAAAGATTATTCCTAACCAGTTTGCTACACTGGAAAGTATGAAAGACTTTCCAAATGAAATAGCAGCAAGCAGAACATTCGTTTTCGTTCGCGAGATTGAACCACTACTTTCTGCAGGACTCATCAAAGGTGGCGACCTTGACAATGCTATTGTAATTTACGAGCGTCAGGTTTCACAGGAAAAACTAGATCAGTTAGCTGATATAATGAAAGTACCTCATAAAGATGCTAATCATTTAGGATATATCAATCACAAACCATTGGTATGGGACAACGAACCTGCACGTCACAAACTACTCGATATTATTGGTGACCTTGCATTAATAGGTAAACCAATCAAAGGAAGAATTATTGCCACTCGTCCAGGACATACTATAAATAATAAGTTTGCCCGTCAGATGAGAAAGGAAATCAGACTACACGAAGTACAGGCACCTAGATATAACTGCAACGAAGAACCAGTTATGGACGTAAACCGTATTCGTGAGTTATTACCTCATCGCTATCCATTCCTTTTGGTTGATAAGATTATAGAAATTGGGGCAAATCACATTGTTGGAGTAAAGAATGTTACTGTAAACGAACCATTCTTTCAGGGACACTTCCCACAAGAACCTGTTATGCCTGGAGTACTCCTAGTAGAAGCAATGGCTCAGACAGGAGGTTTGCTCGTGCTGAATTCTGTTGATGATCCGGAAAGATATTCTACTTACTTTATGAAGATTGACGCTGTGAAGTTCCGTCATAAAGTAGTACCTGGAGACACATTAATTTTCAAGCTCGAATTGCTTGCGCCTATCCGCCGAGGAATATCCACAATGAAGGGATATGTTTTCGTAGGAGAAACTGTGGCTTGTGAAGCAGAGTTTATGGCACAAATAGTTAAGAACAAATAA
- the lpxA gene encoding acyl-ACP--UDP-N-acetylglucosamine O-acyltransferase, giving the protein MISPLAYIHPEAKIGENVEIAPFVFIDKNVIIGDNNNIMANVSILCGARIGNGNTIFPGAVISAIPQDLKFKGEDTIAEIGDNNLIRENVTINRGTAAKGKTVVGSNNLLMEGVHVAHDAVVGSNCIIGNSTKMAGEIVIDDNAIISASVLMHQFCHVGSYVMLQGGSRFSKDIPPYIIAGRDPITYCGINIVGLRRHGFSNETIEKIHNAYRIIYQSGLNTKDALAKVKEEITTCPEIEYIIDFIEKSERGVIK; this is encoded by the coding sequence ATGATTAGTCCATTAGCATATATACATCCAGAAGCAAAAATAGGAGAAAATGTAGAAATTGCACCTTTTGTTTTTATCGACAAAAATGTAATTATCGGTGATAACAATAATATTATGGCCAACGTTAGCATCTTATGCGGAGCTCGCATTGGAAATGGGAATACTATTTTCCCGGGGGCTGTAATTAGTGCCATTCCTCAGGATTTAAAATTTAAAGGAGAAGATACAATCGCCGAGATTGGCGACAATAACCTCATTCGTGAGAATGTAACAATAAACCGAGGTACTGCAGCAAAAGGCAAAACTGTCGTTGGAAGCAACAACCTGTTAATGGAAGGTGTTCATGTTGCTCACGATGCTGTAGTAGGAAGCAACTGTATTATTGGTAATTCAACAAAAATGGCTGGTGAAATTGTCATTGACGACAATGCAATAATAAGTGCATCAGTATTAATGCATCAGTTCTGCCATGTTGGTAGTTACGTAATGCTTCAGGGAGGTTCACGTTTCAGTAAAGACATTCCGCCATATATTATTGCAGGTCGTGACCCAATTACATATTGTGGGATTAATATTGTAGGACTTCGCAGACATGGCTTTTCAAATGAAACAATTGAAAAGATTCACAATGCCTACCGCATTATTTATCAAAGTGGCTTGAACACTAAAGATGCGCTGGCTAAGGTAAAAGAAGAAATAACTACATGTCCTGAAATTGAGTATATAATTGATTTTATTGAAAAATCAGAAAGAGGTGTAATAAAATAA
- the miaA gene encoding tRNA (adenosine(37)-N6)-dimethylallyltransferase MiaA: MAKTLIVLIGPTGVGKTDLSLHLAESFGSPIISSDSRQLYADLKIGTAAPTPEQLQKVPHYFVGTLKLTDYYSAAQYETEVLKLLETLFQTKDVVVMTGGSMMYVDAVCKGIDDIPTVNKETRELLIHKYETEGLDQLCAELKLIDPEYYKIVDLKNPKRVIHALEICYMTGKTYTSFRTRSIKERPFRIIKIGLTRDREELYERINRRVDIMMEEGLLEEVKSVYPYKHLNSLNTVGYKEMFNYLDGIWELPFAIEKIKQNSRIYSRKQMTWFKRDEDIAWFHPDQEEDILTYIQKMLND; this comes from the coding sequence ATGGCTAAAACATTAATTGTTCTTATTGGGCCTACAGGTGTCGGAAAGACGGATCTAAGTCTGCACTTGGCCGAGAGTTTTGGTTCACCCATTATTTCTTCCGATTCCCGACAGCTGTACGCCGACCTTAAAATAGGAACAGCCGCTCCTACTCCTGAGCAATTACAAAAAGTGCCTCATTACTTTGTAGGCACACTTAAACTTACCGATTATTATAGTGCTGCACAATACGAAACAGAAGTCCTGAAACTTCTGGAAACACTATTCCAAACAAAAGATGTTGTAGTTATGACAGGCGGATCAATGATGTATGTTGATGCCGTTTGTAAGGGCATAGATGATATTCCGACTGTAAACAAAGAAACTCGTGAGTTATTAATCCACAAGTATGAAACAGAAGGGCTCGATCAACTTTGTGCCGAACTGAAACTTATTGATCCAGAGTACTATAAGATTGTAGACTTAAAGAATCCCAAACGTGTTATTCATGCACTGGAGATATGCTACATGACGGGGAAAACCTATACCTCTTTCCGTACCCGTTCCATCAAAGAAAGACCTTTCCGCATTATAAAGATAGGCCTCACCCGCGACCGGGAAGAACTTTACGAACGAATTAACCGCAGAGTTGATATTATGATGGAAGAAGGTTTGCTGGAAGAAGTAAAATCTGTTTATCCGTACAAACATCTTAACTCACTGAATACTGTAGGTTACAAAGAAATGTTTAATTATCTGGACGGAATCTGGGAACTTCCTTTTGCCATTGAGAAGATTAAGCAAAACTCACGTATTTATTCGCGCAAGCAAATGACCTGGTTCAAACGTGATGAAGATATAGCCTGGTTTCATCCCGATCAGGAAGAAGATATATTGACTTACATACAAAAAATGCTTAACGACTGA
- a CDS encoding TonB-dependent receptor plug domain-containing protein — MMFKEKSNLLARLKYICILPMAALAVTAFARPELSGQLNEVSNSNQNLTDTVHQKIEVIARDTTVSVNRSAKHPLFLVDGKEASQEELSKIDPNAIKSVSVLKDKSATSIYGAKGVDGVVLIEMKDSKSSGMRNTSTKQLETPGKMK, encoded by the coding sequence ATGATGTTTAAAGAAAAATCAAATCTGTTGGCACGATTGAAATATATCTGCATACTTCCCATGGCTGCATTGGCTGTTACTGCTTTTGCTCGTCCTGAACTCTCCGGACAATTGAACGAGGTTTCAAATAGCAATCAGAATCTTACTGACACAGTTCACCAAAAGATTGAAGTTATTGCACGCGATACAACAGTTAGTGTTAATAGATCTGCTAAACATCCACTGTTTCTGGTAGATGGAAAAGAAGCATCGCAGGAAGAATTATCAAAAATTGATCCTAATGCAATTAAATCAGTTAGTGTTTTAAAAGATAAAAGTGCTACCAGTATATATGGAGCTAAGGGTGTGGATGGAGTAGTATTAATTGAAATGAAAGATAGTAAATCTTCAGGAATGAGGAATACATCAACAAAGCAACTTGAAACTCCTGGAAAGATGAAATAA
- a CDS encoding DUF1648 domain-containing protein, with product MYKQNLPNVRIPRTVADKIMEAVAAILLVLVWGLATIFYHKLSDIIPIHFNISGEADRWGGKIYLFIMAGIASLAMIGTGVSSYFPTRMTNFPIRITENNMLPQLILVSHYLRILNILLGILFIVVLCSMSESLFPIYHGLFNVLAGIIVILIMLSILIYYFLARRYR from the coding sequence ATGTATAAACAAAATCTGCCTAATGTTCGTATTCCGCGAACGGTTGCAGATAAGATAATGGAAGCAGTAGCTGCAATCCTTTTAGTGTTAGTGTGGGGATTAGCGACAATCTTTTATCATAAGCTTTCTGACATTATTCCAATCCATTTTAATATTTCAGGAGAGGCAGACAGATGGGGTGGCAAAATTTACCTGTTTATTATGGCTGGCATTGCATCATTAGCCATGATAGGAACTGGAGTCAGCTCTTATTTTCCAACGAGAATGACTAACTTTCCAATAAGAATCACAGAGAATAATATGCTTCCTCAGTTAATTCTGGTATCTCATTACCTGCGGATACTGAATATTCTTTTAGGAATACTGTTTATTGTAGTTCTATGCAGCATGTCAGAATCACTTTTTCCTATATATCATGGTTTGTTCAATGTTCTTGCAGGTATTATTGTAATTCTGATAATGTTGTCAATCCTTATTTATTATTTTCTTGCCAGGAGATATAGATAA
- a CDS encoding DUF3887 domain-containing protein — MKRTIYFLAFLFICFTASANKQDDKFRLSEQLLQYLMDGKGEEAHQMLNDKVKTMIPVEQMNNLWKQLTAQVGAFQSKDEWQEQVVADKTIYYCDIQFEHMALRCNTAFDKDGLAIILNFVPAPAKPKSAAAKADNAQMKETDIKVVTGKFELPGILCMPLGKESAAIVILVQGSGPNDRDETIGPNKPFRDLAWGLAKQGIASIRYDKRTKVYGAQSVAPGEEASMENEYVQDVLSAVQLAKNTPGIDKKRIYIVGHSQGAMLAPRFAQRCKDIKGIVMMSGNARPLEDLVPEQMQYIFSLDSLSKDEEKQLTKIKQQMANVKKLGTKNFDSKIALPLELPASYWKDLNGYHQLKVAKSLTCPMLILQGERDYQVTMVDFSLWRKELAGKKNVTFQSYPKLNHLYMEGSGKSTPSEYNQAGSIPEYVTKDIANWVNKQN; from the coding sequence ATGAAAAGAACCATTTACTTTTTAGCATTTCTGTTTATCTGCTTCACAGCTTCGGCCAATAAACAGGATGACAAATTCCGTTTGTCTGAGCAATTGCTTCAATACCTCATGGATGGTAAAGGAGAAGAGGCTCATCAGATGCTGAACGATAAGGTGAAAACCATGATTCCTGTTGAACAAATGAACAATCTTTGGAAGCAATTGACCGCTCAGGTTGGTGCTTTTCAAAGTAAGGATGAGTGGCAAGAGCAAGTCGTTGCCGATAAAACTATTTATTATTGCGATATTCAGTTTGAACACATGGCATTGCGGTGCAATACTGCGTTCGACAAAGATGGTCTTGCAATAATATTAAACTTTGTGCCTGCACCGGCAAAGCCAAAATCTGCGGCTGCAAAAGCGGATAATGCCCAAATGAAGGAGACAGATATAAAAGTGGTGACCGGAAAGTTTGAACTACCCGGCATACTTTGTATGCCTCTGGGAAAAGAATCTGCTGCCATAGTGATTCTGGTGCAGGGTTCAGGCCCTAACGACCGGGACGAAACAATTGGCCCCAACAAACCTTTCCGCGACTTAGCCTGGGGACTTGCTAAACAAGGAATTGCAAGTATTCGTTATGATAAGCGTACCAAAGTTTATGGCGCACAATCTGTTGCACCGGGTGAAGAAGCTTCCATGGAAAACGAATATGTGCAAGATGTGCTTTCTGCTGTTCAATTGGCAAAGAATACTCCGGGAATAGACAAAAAACGGATTTATATAGTGGGGCATAGTCAGGGCGCAATGCTTGCTCCTCGTTTTGCTCAGCGTTGCAAAGACATTAAAGGTATAGTGATGATGTCGGGCAACGCCCGTCCTCTTGAAGATTTGGTTCCGGAACAGATGCAATATATATTCTCTTTGGATAGTTTATCCAAGGATGAAGAAAAACAACTGACTAAGATAAAGCAGCAAATGGCAAATGTGAAGAAACTAGGCACGAAGAACTTTGATTCAAAAATAGCACTTCCTTTAGAATTGCCTGCTTCCTATTGGAAAGATCTTAATGGTTATCATCAGCTTAAGGTTGCAAAATCTCTTACTTGCCCTATGCTTATTCTGCAAGGCGAGAGAGATTATCAGGTTACAATGGTCGATTTCTCACTTTGGCGCAAAGAGTTGGCAGGAAAAAAGAATGTAACTTTTCAGTCTTATCCCAAGCTAAATCATTTGTATATGGAAGGGAGTGGCAAGTCTACGCCTTCTGAATATAATCAGGCCGGTTCAATTCCCGAATATGTAACTAAGGACATTGCCAACTGGGTTAATAAGCAAAACTGA
- a CDS encoding SPFH domain-containing protein: protein MDDKEFEFNGLKINGFLMLFLNFFLIAICIALFILFDVVGTIGIIVGAVGIIVSLFILAGFMKLEPNQARAMVFFGKYKGTFKQTGFFWVNPFLDKKKLSLRARNLDVKPIKVNDKTGNPIMIGLVLVWKLKDTYKAMFEIDSQTLAETATGTPANSANVGNSVAGRMTAFENFVKIQSDAALRQVAGQYAYDDNEGDISGLTLRSGGDEVNTQLELKLNERLAMAGMEVVEARLNYLAYAPEIAAVMLRRQQASAIISAREKIVEGAVSMVKMALTKLAEEKIVELNEEKKAAMVSNLLVVLCADEAAQPVVNTGNLNN, encoded by the coding sequence ATGGATGATAAAGAATTTGAGTTTAATGGTTTAAAAATCAATGGATTCTTAATGCTTTTCCTGAATTTCTTTCTGATAGCAATTTGTATTGCATTATTTATACTTTTCGATGTTGTTGGAACCATTGGAATAATTGTTGGTGCTGTAGGCATTATTGTCAGTCTTTTTATTCTGGCGGGATTCATGAAACTGGAGCCTAATCAGGCACGGGCCATGGTGTTTTTTGGAAAATACAAGGGAACTTTCAAACAAACCGGTTTCTTCTGGGTAAATCCGTTCCTTGATAAGAAAAAACTATCACTCAGAGCCAGGAATCTTGACGTTAAACCTATTAAAGTAAATGATAAAACGGGTAATCCCATCATGATCGGTTTGGTTCTTGTATGGAAACTCAAGGATACATATAAAGCAATGTTTGAGATAGACTCCCAGACATTGGCCGAAACTGCTACCGGAACACCAGCCAATTCGGCAAATGTAGGTAACTCTGTTGCAGGCCGAATGACAGCATTCGAGAATTTTGTGAAAATTCAGAGCGATGCAGCCCTTCGTCAGGTGGCCGGACAGTATGCTTACGATGATAACGAAGGAGATATAAGCGGGTTAACACTAAGATCAGGCGGTGACGAAGTAAATACTCAGCTAGAGTTGAAGCTGAATGAACGTTTGGCTATGGCAGGAATGGAGGTCGTTGAAGCACGACTCAACTATCTTGCGTATGCTCCTGAGATTGCTGCCGTGATGCTTCGCCGCCAACAGGCATCGGCTATTATTTCCGCTCGTGAAAAAATAGTGGAAGGTGCGGTTTCCATGGTGAAAATGGCTTTGACTAAACTCGCAGAAGAAAAAATAGTAGAACTTAACGAAGAAAAAAAGGCTGCAATGGTAAGCAATCTGCTTGTTGTTCTTTGCGCCGATGAGGCAGCTCAGCCTGTAGTAAATACCGGAAATTTGAATAACTAA
- a CDS encoding tetratricopeptide repeat protein, whose amino-acid sequence MKFTIDTDNKEFQDALNLIQYTRQSVFLTGKAGTGKSTFLKYICENTRKKHVVLAPTGIAAINAGGSTLHSFFKLPFYPLLPDDPNFSLQGGRIHEFLKYRTAHRKLIKEVELVIIDEISMVRADIIDFVDRVLRIYSNNMREPFGGKQILLVGDVYQLEPVIKNDEREILNRFYPSPFFFSARVFSEIDLVSIELRKVYRQTDKVFVSVLDHIRNNTAGAADLQLLNTRYNSRIEEAEEDMYITLATRRDNVDFINEKKLAELPGDPVVFKGEISGDFPESSLPTQKDLELKVGAQIIFIKNDYERRWVNGTIGVISGIDKDGTIYVLTDDGKECDVNKDSWRNIRYVYNEKEKRIEEEELGVFMQYPIRLAWAITVHKSQGLTFSRVVVDFSGGVFAGGQAYVALSRCTSLEGIQLKKQISRGDIFVRQEIVDFATRFNNQQSIEKALKQAQADIQYAEAVKQFDNGNFEEFLEQFFLAIHSRYDIERPIVKRFIRKKLGIINKLKDENVAIKRQMEAQRESLKKYAKEYYVMGNQCITHAHDLRAALANYDKALELDPKMVDAWVRKGLTLFEDNKIPEAVGCLNEAVKLSPRAFKPRYNRGKLRLEMNHTEDAISDLEKACEIKPGHEKSHELLGDAYARLGEEEKAAIHWRIAEELKKEKDNSNN is encoded by the coding sequence GTGAAATTTACTATCGATACGGATAACAAAGAGTTTCAGGATGCGTTGAACTTAATTCAATACACCCGTCAGTCAGTCTTTCTAACCGGCAAGGCAGGCACGGGAAAGTCCACGTTTCTGAAATATATTTGCGAAAACACCCGCAAAAAACATGTGGTTCTTGCTCCAACAGGCATCGCCGCAATTAATGCGGGCGGCAGCACTCTTCATAGTTTTTTCAAACTTCCCTTTTACCCTCTCCTGCCCGATGATCCAAATTTCAGTCTTCAGGGCGGACGAATTCACGAATTCCTGAAATATCGCACTGCTCACCGCAAACTAATTAAGGAGGTTGAGCTTGTGATTATTGACGAGATCTCAATGGTGCGGGCAGATATCATCGACTTTGTAGATCGTGTGCTGAGAATATACTCAAATAACATGAGGGAACCGTTCGGCGGTAAGCAAATTCTGCTGGTGGGTGACGTTTACCAGCTGGAACCCGTGATAAAGAATGATGAGCGAGAGATTTTGAATCGTTTTTATCCCTCCCCATTTTTCTTCTCGGCAAGGGTATTTAGTGAAATTGATCTGGTATCCATTGAATTAAGAAAGGTTTACCGACAGACTGATAAGGTATTTGTCAGCGTGCTCGACCATATACGAAACAATACAGCCGGCGCTGCCGATCTGCAATTGCTCAACACCCGATACAACTCTCGCATAGAGGAGGCGGAGGAAGACATGTACATCACTCTTGCAACGCGGCGGGATAATGTAGATTTCATCAATGAAAAGAAACTAGCCGAACTGCCCGGTGATCCGGTGGTATTTAAAGGAGAGATTTCCGGAGATTTTCCCGAAAGCAGTCTGCCCACACAAAAAGATCTGGAGCTTAAAGTGGGCGCTCAGATTATATTTATCAAGAACGATTACGAACGTCGCTGGGTAAACGGCACCATTGGAGTAATTTCCGGTATTGATAAAGATGGAACTATCTACGTACTTACTGATGATGGAAAGGAATGTGATGTTAATAAAGACTCGTGGCGCAACATACGTTACGTGTACAACGAGAAAGAAAAAAGAATAGAAGAAGAGGAACTTGGCGTATTCATGCAATACCCCATCCGTCTGGCCTGGGCCATTACCGTTCACAAAAGTCAGGGACTGACCTTCAGCAGAGTGGTTGTTGACTTCAGCGGAGGAGTTTTTGCAGGCGGACAAGCTTATGTAGCGTTAAGCCGATGTACTTCTCTGGAAGGAATTCAGCTGAAGAAACAGATTTCACGCGGAGATATATTCGTGAGACAAGAGATTGTTGACTTTGCCACACGGTTCAACAACCAGCAATCCATTGAGAAAGCGCTGAAACAAGCTCAGGCTGATATTCAGTATGCAGAAGCTGTCAAGCAATTTGATAATGGAAACTTCGAAGAGTTTCTGGAACAATTCTTTTTAGCCATCCATTCCCGATATGACATAGAAAGACCTATCGTAAAAAGATTTATACGCAAAAAGCTTGGAATCATAAACAAATTGAAGGACGAAAACGTTGCTATTAAGAGGCAAATGGAAGCGCAGCGGGAAAGTCTGAAAAAATATGCTAAGGAATATTACGTTATGGGCAATCAGTGTATCACTCATGCCCATGACCTTCGTGCTGCTCTGGCCAATTACGATAAAGCACTGGAGCTTGATCCTAAAATGGTTGACGCATGGGTAAGGAAAGGATTGACTCTTTTCGAGGATAATAAAATACCCGAAGCTGTGGGATGCCTCAATGAAGCGGTAAAGCTCAGTCCAAGAGCGTTCAAGCCCAGGTATAATCGTGGGAAGTTACGCCTGGAGATGAATCACACAGAGGACGCTATTTCCGATCTTGAAAAGGCATGCGAGATAAAACCCGGGCATGAAAAGTCGCACGAATTACTGGGCGATGCTTATGCAAGGCTGGGAGAAGAAGAAAAAGCCGCTATTCACTGGCGGATAGCTGAAGAATTGAAAAAAGAAAAAGATAATTCAAATAACTAA